AACCTAATTTTAATCTTCGCATGCGTATTGCTCGTTGGTATGTGCTTGCCCTTGTGTTGGCGATAATCTGGCTGTCGGCAAAGCCGCTGTTTAAAAGTCGTGAGCTGGGAAGTAAGGAACGTCCTATCAATCTTATGCTCACACCATCAACGGATGCTCAAGCCATCATCAGGAATGGTGAGGAGCTTGGAGCCTACTTGTACAAGAAGACCGGGCTCCATGTTCGGGTATCCGTCCCAAACTACTACATCACCGTGGTTGAAGCCTTTGGAACAAGCAGAGCCGACATAGCCATTATGAATACGTTTTCGTATCTGCTGGCAAACTCGAAATACAATGCACAACCTGTCCTGAAAGTAAAACGCAGGCATGGTGAATTGAGCTATAGAGGAGAATTTATCGTGCGAGCCGACAGAGGGATCACGTCGCTTTCGCAACTTGAAGGTAAAACCATTGCGTTTGTTGACCCATCGAGTACTAGTGGCTATATCTACCCATCCGAAATGTTAAAACGGCAAAACATTAAACCGAAGGAAGAAATGTTTGCAAACGGTCACAGTCAAGTGGTAATGAAGGTTTACCAGGGCGAGGTAGATGCAGGAGCTGTGTTTTATTCGCCACCTGATACGGTCACGGGTGAGCTTTTGGATGCACGGTGCAAGGTTGCCACGCAATTCCCAGACGTCTATGAACGGGTTAAAATCATTGCTCTTACGGATCCCATTCCTAACGATCCCGTGGTTGTACGCAACGGATTACCACATGAGATCGTAGAAAAACTTGTGTCAGCATTAATGGAGTTTCAGACAACGGACCAGGGTAAGGCTGCCTTGATGGCAATTGCGAGCGTAGAAGGGTTTGTGCGCACAAATAACAGCGATTACAACGAAGTACGTAACCTTGTAGCCCGGTACGGAATTAACCTGGAGGCTCAACTAAAAAACAAATAGTCCTGCTATCGCGCAAAAATGTTTTTTAACATCCCGCTGATTCCGCTGATGGTTCCGGACAGAAAACCTGCCAAATCAGCAAGCGGACCCTGTACCTTCTCGAGTAGATCCTGCTGAACAGTTCTGATATCATTGGCCATTTGTTCAAAGGCTTCAGTACCTTTTGAAATGTGCAACAGGTTGTCATCGATTTTCTCGAGCGTTTTTTCCGACTTCTGAATGAACACTGTTGTTTCGGACAGAAGCCGAACAGAATGATCCTTCATTTCCGTGATATCTCTGCCCGCCTTCTGAACTACTTCGGTAATCTGCTCTACGCTGCCACTGAAACGCCTGACAGCAATGGTCAGAACCACAAATAAAAATGCTGCAGCACCGAGTGCTATGCAGGCAAACACGATAAGGACAACGTCATGCATTCGATTCAGACCCAAATGACTCACTACGATCTTTTACTGCCTGGGCACGCTGACGTGCTTCCTGTAAAACAGTGTCGGCGCTGCTAAGAATTGATTCAGCTTGCTGACGCGCACTGCTGACGATTTTCTGAGCACGTATTCGTCCCTCATTCAGCATCTGTTCACCTTGCGTTTCACCTTTTTTAATAAGGGTGCCAGCCTTATCCAGGAGGTCCTCTCCAGTTTCAGCAATATCACGGCGCAAATCTCTGCCGCTCTTCGGTGCAAATAACAGTGCAAGCAAGGCCCCTACTGCACCCCCGACAAGAACACCAGCCAGGAAGGAACCAGTTGCTGAGTTTTTATTATCCATTGTTATATTTCTCCCAGTTTCTTTGTTAAAGAGTCGTTATTGCTTTTGTTATGACGTAGCATCACCAGTTTTCGGGTAATGTTACCGGAAGCCCCTTTTCAGACAATATCAGCTCAATGAACTCACGTACGGCACCATCGCCTCCGTTT
This is a stretch of genomic DNA from Ignavibacteria bacterium. It encodes these proteins:
- a CDS encoding YtxH domain-containing protein, which gives rise to MDNKNSATGSFLAGVLVGGAVGALLALLFAPKSGRDLRRDIAETGEDLLDKAGTLIKKGETQGEQMLNEGRIRAQKIVSSARQQAESILSSADTVLQEARQRAQAVKDRSESFGSESNA
- a CDS encoding phosphate/phosphite/phosphonate ABC transporter substrate-binding protein, which gives rise to MRIARWYVLALVLAIIWLSAKPLFKSRELGSKERPINLMLTPSTDAQAIIRNGEELGAYLYKKTGLHVRVSVPNYYITVVEAFGTSRADIAIMNTFSYLLANSKYNAQPVLKVKRRHGELSYRGEFIVRADRGITSLSQLEGKTIAFVDPSSTSGYIYPSEMLKRQNIKPKEEMFANGHSQVVMKVYQGEVDAGAVFYSPPDTVTGELLDARCKVATQFPDVYERVKIIALTDPIPNDPVVVRNGLPHEIVEKLVSALMEFQTTDQGKAALMAIASVEGFVRTNNSDYNEVRNLVARYGINLEAQLKNK